accaccattaattttaactactcataggtgggtgtttgatatttccataattaaatagtggaaacttgagattgcaacataccttgggtgggaaatagtcgtttggccaactCTCAATTATTGGTATGTGGATCCAGAGGCAGCCCCATGAATCttttttcatgatttgaaaGCATCAACTAAATTTTATGCAACGTGCGGTTGATCCTCTTATCACTCTTCGTctattctttttgttgtttatttttcaattatacttaaattagggtaattaattaaaataagcaaaaatttatctgtttatacgtttttaggccaacaTAAAAAAGTTTCACCAAATTAAgcaaacactaatttttttaccctttttacctttatgttgaaaaaccaagtaaaaatattttttctaaaaatgtgcatcggtttatggtggttacaaTGGTGGTAGAGATTTTACAGGGAAACcttaaatatgtcgaattatgtatatggatgttctTAAATGTTTCGAATGGtataaaatgatgtaatttcgatgttaatggatgtctggaagtatagccgttgagagacaaaagcacgcaaatttacagtgtcgtGCAAATCTCGTAAATACTGTTCAGACAGCGTAAACACTGTTCACATCGCGCAAATACTGTTCAAACAGCGCAAAAGCAGATATCATTGTTTGTGAACAAGATTTTTGCGCGATTTTGCAAGCGGTTtgaacagtgtttgcgcgaCACTGCAAATTtgcgcgcttttgtctctcaacggctacacttctagacatccattaacatcgaaactacatcattttatacaatttaaaatattcaaaaacatccatatacataatttgacatatttagggtttcactgtaaaatccctaacccccatcgtaaccaccataaaccgacacatattctcagaaaaaatattttacttggtttttcaacataagggtaaaaagggtaaaaaaattagtgttcGCTTAGtttgatgaaacttttttatgttggcctaaaaatgtataaacggACATATTTTtatgtcgccggagatttcaaaacgaaaccctagggtgaaacttttattttttaaaacttaggctaaggaaaaattttagtttttaaagtttaggggggcaaaagtgaattctattttagtttatttttaatattatagaaaaaatgacaattttacctttatcaccgttaattttaactacttatagatgggtgtttggtattttcataattaaatagtaaaaatttgagattacagcataccttggatgggaaatagtcgtttggccaactCTCAATTATTGGTATGTGGATCCAGAGGCAGCCTCATGAATCttttttcatgatttgaaaGCATCAACTAAATTTTATGCAACGTGCGGTTGATCCTCTTATCACTCTTCGTctattctttttgttgtttatttttcaattatacttaaattattgtattgaaaagataaagaaagatAATTACGCTCCCCCAGCGCCAATCAAGTCTGAACTTTGACaaagaatgttatttttaatgaaaataaagattcttcgtaattttaataaaattttattccaaCTTTCAGGGGCTATAAAGTTTGTTCAAGATCAGGGTTCATTTGCTGTAGATCAGACCAAAGTAAGATCTAATCTGAAATAGGTTTGAATTCAGAAAAATTAATTCAAGATCAATGAATTGGATTTCTAACTCAGTTCGAATATAATATTGCTTTAGATTTGTTTGAGCTAACTTAAACCTAgttcattttatgaaaataagttgAATCCTGATCTCAAATATGGTTCAATCcgaaaaaattaattcaagatTGACaagttaaaactcaaatttgactcaaaaatattttattttagatttgattcaaactaaatcaattttattttataaaaatgagtaTTAAATCCGAGCAGATGGGACAACCTTATTCAAGATAATGGAAAATGATATCATAAACATCATAGTGAATTGGGTGTTATCTGAGATGTCTAGCTAAATGACACAAGCCACGAATTTTATATGGTAAAGGAGTGGAGTTGATGGAAGCATCTTCAAAAGACAAATCATAAAGAAgtctaaattttaatagtaatgcTAAATCAGAAGTCTTTTCTtgtattcaataataaaaaaagaaaaagagttaaAGAGATTAATCCCATTAAAATTCATGATTCAGGCTTTAATCTTGAAGCATATATCCATATTAAAGAGTCAACTtggatataaaataaaagtaaaatgtaTTAAGAAAAAGGGGTTTGAGGTTGAATCATGTATGTATGAAGAAGATAAGAAGGAAATTTGTTGATCCTTGCCACTAGAGATAacttgaataataaaaattgagagCATTTAAGTAACAATGAGGGTCTGAACTCAAATTTTGTTGGTTgtatatcaagatcaaattaGATCAACTgaatcaattaataatatttttatctatgaATGTATAACGTTTCTTATCAATTTTAGAGTTATaagatacaaaaaataaaaccaaatatttGACTCTTAACTTTCACATCCCGATTAATCCTGACTAATTTATGAAGATGTCCTTTAGAACAAATTGAAGATATAATCTGGATTTTGAGAGCACTATCATGAACACACTACAAATGCAAATTGCAAATGACTTGATTATGCTCACATGTCTGGGACAAGGATCCCACTTCTATAATTAAGGAACAAGTTACAAGAGGCCTTTGGCATGTGAAGAGATTTATATTTGCAGCGCAGAGGAAAGGGAAGGGTCCCCAACACACAAGATTTAAGTTACATGGCGCCCTGTGCCCTCCACACATTGCCAATCTTCAATTTTATCTCTTCGGCTTTCAGTGGTGCTCTTCAATGGCAAACTGACTAGCCAAAATCCccttacaaaaaataaaatactaccTAAAAAAAGTGGCGAAGAATGAAACTGAATGAGATTGTGAAGAGatggaggaagagaaagaaaggtCATTTTGCTGTGTATACAAAGGAAGGCAAAAGGTTTGTCGTGCCTCTATACTACTTGAATCACCCCATCTTCAGAGTACTATTAGAGATGGCCGAGGAAGAATTTGGCATAATGGCTAACAGACCACTCCAAGTTCCTTGTGAGGAAGAATTGATGGGCAACATTCTCTCTttgctaagaagaagaaatgcCTCCGATGTCCATGAAAACTTGCAGGGCAGCTTCAATAGCATCTTTcttttcaatctttcatgctcataatcaacatcatcatcaaaatgTAGTTCCATTCATAAGATATTGAGGCTTCAGGAATGAATTCAAGTGTAGTTCCTGgtttaaatattgtatttgtcTAGTCTGCGAAATTCTCCTTCATTTTTCATTGTCTCATggaaaaattccaaaaaagGGTGTCCACGATTTGCTAGATTAATAGGTTTCCAGGGCCCAAAGAACATGAACGAGCCGGCAATTACACAATAAAGAGAAAGTATGCAGGATTTATCCTGATTGACTACATCCAGCAAAGTCAGTTTTATTTCAAATCTCTTTTtacaatgaaaattaaaaaaggatcGTTATGGGTTAAGTCTAAATAGCTTGCAGGACTCACAAATAGAACTAACTAGTACTTCCAAAGATAAGTTTTCtggtaaaaacataaattattcaTAGTTTGGAGGTTGCAAGCTTGATTAGATCCTTTCTGAGAATCTTGCCAGAAGGATTCTTAGGGATCGCAGCCACAAATGCTACTCTTCGGACTCGCTTGTATGGAGCAACCTACAAATAAAATTGCTTGTTATGACATTTCACTACTGATCTACAAACACTTGCACATCAGACAAACCTGTCTAGCAACAAAATCCATGACTGCAGCCTCTGATAAATCTCTTCCAGCTTTTCTTACAATGTATGCCATGGGATATTGCCCAACCTCCTTGTCAGGAAATCTGAAATTCAACATACAACAACCAAACTCTTCAGTTTCATTCAGAATAGACACAAAAGGCTTCGTAGGAATGAAGTTCAGTTACAAAAGAGCTCTTATTATGCAAGAAACGTACGGTATAACTGCAGCATCAGAGATCTCTGGATGAGTAAGTAACAAGGCTTCTAATTCTGCAGGAGGAACCTGCCACATTGAGATTTCAGAGTCAATAGCCACtaaaatgaaagtgaaagaaGTAAAGTAAAATAATCGGTGTTCTGTTCACCTGATATCCCTTATATTTAATCAGCTCCTTCAGTCGATCGACAACAAAAATGAAGCCATCCTCATCAATGTAGCAGAGATCACCAGTTCTCAACCATCCTTCCGAATCAAGTGTCGATGCAGTAGCTTCTTCATTACTAAAATAACCTGCAACAATCGCACAAAAAGTAATATTCATCAGAAGAAATGTATTAAATAGACAGAATTACACCATTTCTATAGCCATGGATTGCACAGCTAGCCTGGAATAAGCACCCAGCAATGGATTGTTTGACATGATTCTAAAAACATGATCATTCAGCAAAATGTACGGTTCAATGATCATGTTGCTACTTGGACAAATAGACATATtagatacaataaaaatatatgcacacagtattgaatacataattatatatatatatatatatatatatatatatatatatatatatatatatatatatatatgacatgCCATCATATGTTTAAGAGATATTTTATCCTCGTCTATACACtcaattactcaatcatatgataataaattatatgtgtaCTAATTGTATACTTAAAACTATGTACAAAACAttgttcaaactaaaaaaataattaaatatcaatgcTAGCAATTGCACACCAACATTTACCAGAAAAATGATGGGCAAGTACTTACATTGCGCAGAAAATGGATCAAAGATTATCTAGaaactgataaaataaatagtcaCACGAGAGAAAGAATACGCATAATTTCTCTTAGTTCACCCAAAATCGAGTTACGTTTTACAGAGttaacattatttaatatttcctTACGTTTCTTCATAATGAATGCTATAAATTTATTACCGCAttcatataaaagaataatatgtttaattataataagattatccctaaaccctaaactattTTAAGACTCTTATCATTAAATCAAATGATTATCATTTCTTAGAGAAATTCTAATACTACTCTACTTAAGatgctcaaataaaaaataaaaaaaatctcgcatttaataaaattaagtaaaataagtggtatataagtgtgtggattgaATCTTAACACAagttaattagttttgtatACTATGAGTTTCAGTTTTCATACTtgtaaatctaatatatttcaatataatatCATAACACAAGTCAAATGACAGACCTAATAATCGAAAGTGTTTTTAGATACAAGTAACAATATACTCAATTAAAAAACATTGAGTCAAACAACATATTTAATAACCTATAATGATTGTACTTGAACAACTGAGTTAAATAACGAGTTTAATAGTCTATAATGGTTACACTTATATAAGAGTGTtgaagattcaaataaaaaagaaagagagtcttatatctaataaaattaaataaaataaataatatataaatatatgaattaaacaTCAACCGAACTAATTTTGTATGATATAGGATTTGATCTCCACTCTATACGTTCAATGTACTTAGACAAAAATGTGAATAGCATCTAACAGGTGACACCCTATCCGTTAAACAGGCCTCGAGGGCACTACCCTGACACTCCCACCCACTTGCCGAGGAGCGAGACTCGTATGCGTTAGCATAATGTCTTATGGACGAAGAATATTGCCATTACACCACAAACCAACAAGCGAAAAAGAATAAATTGGCAAGGATCACAAGTAAGTCATTGTTATACCCTTCATGATAGGGGGCCCCCTAAGCCAAAGCTCACCCGTTTGGTTCACCGATAAAGCCTCACCACTATCCGGGTTCACAATCTTCGCCTCCATGCTTGATGACAACATCCCGGCCGTTCCATACCTCCTACTCTCCTCTAACGTGTCCGTTGACGACCCTATTCCAGTCGACTCGGTCAAGCCATACCCCTGAAGAATTTTCACAGTTGGATACTTCTGCACGAACCCTTCTACCACTTCTTTACTCAGCGGTGCCCCACCACACAAACAAGACTGCAACGAACTCAAGTCGTACTTTGACTTTAACTGATCGGCGGCGTTTATCATTGCTACCAGTATTGGCGGCACGAGAGGCAAGGTCGTGACGCGGTATTTTGAAATCGCTGATAGCATCTCGTGCATATCGAATTTGGAGAGAACTACGATCGTCGTTCCTGATGCGAGTAGGGCCATAGCAAACACTGCTAGACCATAGATGTGAAACATAGGAACAGTACATATGAACGTCTCTTGTGCTCCGTCTGAATTGAAGCGCCCAACAATGGTTTCTATCATTGCTATGAGATTACGATGGGACGACACCACACCCTTGCTAGCGCCGGTTGTACCAGACGAATACAGGAGAGTCGCCGTGTCATCTTGGCTGACTCGGTCTCTAACTCGACTCCCATTCGGTTCCTTTGTCATCATTTCCTGTAAAGTAGTCAAAATCTTTGCTTCAGGAGTGATGCTTTCTGGGTCGTCGAGTAGTACGACTGGAAGCGAGGACCCTGCGAGTTTGGGGATGAGTTCTTTGATAGTGAAAGCAACTACAGGTTTTGAATCGGCGATCTGCTTGGCGATTTCTCCACCAGTGTTGAGAGGGTTTGTGGTGGTGATAATGGCACCGAGGGACATCACAGCGAGACAGATGATGGGAAAGAAAATCGAGTTCGGAGAGAGGAGGAGGATGACGTGACCTTTTCGAATACCCATGTCGGCGAGACACGTGGAGACAGAATCAACTGCTCTCCAGAGGTCGGAGAAGGTGATCTGGCGGCCTGTGCTGGCGTCGATGAAGGCGATGTTGCCATGGTGAGGCCTGGAAGAGATGAATGTTGTAACGTCAAGTGAATGGTTCTTCGGGAGAGGGATTGTCTTGCGTTTGCTGTAGAAAATGGAGTTCGCTTTGCAGAATCCGCTTCTTGGATCAACATTAATATTGCTGACTTGAGCCATTTGATCGATTTCTGCCTTTCTGAACTCTGAGCTTCAGTCTGTTTTGAACGCCGGACTGTATCAGATAGACATATATGTAGCCAGAAGGCTTTGACTGCTTAGTTTTGGCCTTCATTGGCGTGCGCACATTTGCCGGTGTTTTGTGGAAATAGACTTTTCACTGGTTAATCATAGCCGTTCGATACTTCCATGATATGCGAGTTGTGACTCATAAGTCATAATCGGACAatgaaaatgactttttttaCTGTCTGTCAAACAAGTCTATTTGTTCACGTGCAAATCATGACAGATTGTTAATTTTCCCACCATGTCCATGCGGATGCGGGTTAGATGTTGTGATCAATTGTTGccttagaaaattattttttatgtataattaatatttttcatccagAATCAACTCTTTTTTAAAGCCATCAAAATAAtaggtaattaataaaaaaataaaaaaattgtttttatagaTAGACCCAAACTTTAAAATcacatgaaattttttaaaatccacAGCCATATATCcgcattttaaaaaatttatgattcttacggtatatattttgaaaatatcatgaTACTCTTAA
This is a stretch of genomic DNA from Mangifera indica cultivar Alphonso chromosome 11, CATAS_Mindica_2.1, whole genome shotgun sequence. It encodes these proteins:
- the LOC123229608 gene encoding auxin-responsive protein SAUR36; this translates as MKLNEIVKRWRKRKKGHFAVYTKEGKRFVVPLYYLNHPIFRVLLEMAEEEFGIMANRPLQVPCEEELMGNILSLLRRRNASDVHENLQGSFNSIFLFNLSCS
- the LOC123229607 gene encoding probable CoA ligase CCL5 isoform X1 produces the protein MAQVSNINVDPRSGFCKANSIFYSKRKTIPLPKNHSLDVTTFISSRPHHGNIAFIDASTGRQITFSDLWRAVDSVSTCLADMGIRKGHVILLLSPNSIFFPIICLAVMSLGAIITTTNPLNTGGEIAKQIADSKPVVAFTIKELIPKLAGSSLPVVLLDDPESITPEAKILTTLQEMMTKEPNGSRVRDRVSQDDTATLLYSSGTTGASKGVVSSHRNLIAMIETIVGRFNSDGAQETFICTVPMFHIYGLAVFAMALLASGTTIVVLSKFDMHEMLSAISKYRVTTLPLVPPILVAMINAADQLKSKYDLSSLQSCLCGGAPLSKEVVEGFVQKYPTVKILQGYGLTESTGIGSSTDTLEESRRYGTAGMLSSSMEAKIVNPDSGEALSVNQTGELWLRGPPIMKGYFSNEEATASTLDSEGWLRTGDLCYIDEDGFIFVVDRLKELIKYKGYQVPPAELEALLLTHPEISDAAVIPFPDKEVGQYPMAYIVRKAGRDLSEAAVMDFVARQVAPYKRVRRVAFVAAIPKNPSGKILRKDLIKLATSKL
- the LOC123229607 gene encoding probable CoA ligase CCL5 isoform X2; protein product: MAQVSNINVDPRSGFCKANSIFYSKRKTIPLPKNHSLDVTTFISSRPHHGNIAFIDASTGRQITFSDLWRAVDSVSTCLADMGIRKGHVILLLSPNSIFFPIICLAVMSLGAIITTTNPLNTGGEIAKQIADSKPVVAFTIKELIPKLAGSSLPVVLLDDPESITPEAKILTTLQEMMTKEPNGSRVRDRVSQDDTATLLYSSGTTGASKGVVSSHRNLIAMIETIVGRFNSDGAQETFICTVPMFHIYGLAVFAMALLASGTTIVVLSKFDMHEMLSAISKYRVTTLPLVPPILVAMINAADQLKSKYDLSSLQSCLCGGAPLSKEVVEGFVQKYPTVKILQGYGLTESTGIGSSTDTLEESRRYGTAGMLSSSMEAKIVNPDSGEALSVNQTGYFSNEEATASTLDSEGWLRTGDLCYIDEDGFIFVVDRLKELIKYKGYQVPPAELEALLLTHPEISDAAVIPFPDKEVGQYPMAYIVRKAGRDLSEAAVMDFVARQVAPYKRVRRVAFVAAIPKNPSGKILRKDLIKLATSKL